The following coding sequences lie in one bacterium genomic window:
- a CDS encoding Glu/Leu/Phe/Val dehydrogenase translates to MAHDASFNPFQMARAQFDKSADLIGLDQGTRDLLRSPLREFHFSIPVRMDDGTVKVFEGFRVQHSDARGPAKGGIRFHPQETVDTVRALAMWMTWKCAVADIPLGGGKGGVICDPHNLSAREQEAICRGWVRQMNKNVGPVEDVPAPDVMTNPQHMLWMLDEFETIRGGRYPGMITGKPVGMGGSLGRTEATGYGCVYCLREALTEMKVDVKSTTASVQGFGNVAQYAIELYTRMGGKVVCVSSWNQAEQSRSRTKAAGVDLAQLQAITDRFGGIDPAKARELGYEILPGEAWLDREVDILIPAAIENQITGANVEKINKRVKLVVEGANGPTTPEADAVLSKRGIFVIPDFLANAGGVTCSYFEQVQCNMNYFWDRDDVLNKLDAKMTAAYHSVSDLARKQKLYMRDAAYVVAVNRVAAACRSRGWV, encoded by the coding sequence ATGGCTCACGACGCTTCGTTCAACCCATTCCAGATGGCCCGCGCCCAGTTCGACAAGAGCGCCGACCTCATCGGTCTCGACCAGGGCACTCGCGACCTGCTGCGCAGCCCGTTGCGCGAATTCCACTTCAGCATCCCCGTCCGCATGGACGACGGCACCGTCAAGGTGTTCGAGGGTTTCCGCGTCCAGCACAGCGACGCGCGCGGCCCGGCCAAGGGCGGCATCCGCTTCCACCCGCAGGAGACCGTCGACACGGTGCGGGCGCTCGCGATGTGGATGACATGGAAGTGCGCCGTGGCGGACATTCCGCTGGGCGGCGGCAAGGGCGGCGTCATCTGCGATCCGCACAACCTGAGCGCGCGTGAGCAGGAAGCGATCTGCCGCGGCTGGGTGCGGCAGATGAACAAGAACGTCGGCCCCGTGGAAGACGTTCCGGCCCCCGACGTGATGACCAACCCGCAGCACATGCTGTGGATGCTCGACGAGTTCGAGACCATCCGCGGCGGGCGCTATCCCGGCATGATCACCGGCAAGCCGGTGGGCATGGGCGGCTCCCTGGGCCGCACCGAGGCGACCGGCTACGGCTGCGTCTACTGCCTGCGTGAAGCGCTCACCGAGATGAAGGTCGACGTCAAGAGCACGACCGCCAGCGTCCAGGGCTTCGGCAACGTGGCGCAGTACGCGATCGAGCTGTACACCCGCATGGGCGGCAAGGTCGTCTGCGTGTCGAGCTGGAACCAGGCCGAGCAGAGTCGGTCTCGTACCAAGGCTGCCGGTGTCGACCTCGCGCAGCTGCAGGCGATCACCGACCGCTTCGGCGGCATCGATCCGGCCAAGGCCCGCGAGCTCGGCTACGAGATCCTGCCGGGCGAGGCCTGGCTGGATCGCGAAGTGGACATCCTGATCCCGGCCGCGATCGAGAACCAGATCACCGGTGCCAACGTCGAGAAGATCAACAAGCGCGTGAAGCTGGTCGTCGAGGGCGCGAACGGGCCGACGACGCCCGAGGCCGACGCGGTGCTGTCGAAGCGCGGCATCTTCGTGATTCCCGACTTCCTGGCCAACGCCGGCGGCGTGACCTGCAGCTACTTCGAGCAGGTCCAGTGCAACATGAACTACTTCTGGGACCGCGATGACGTGCTGAACAAGCTGGACGCCAAGATGACCGCGGCGTACCACTCGGTCAGCGACCTCGCACGCAAGCAGAAGCTGTACATGCGCGATGCCGCCTATGTGGTGGCCGTGAACCGGGTGGCGGCGGCCTGCCGCAGCCGCGGCTGGGTCTAG
- a CDS encoding histidine kinase, with protein sequence MIVDGRFPWQGVARDDAGVEFIRRVKYVDPHTPAVLQSTNGDLAEVAHQVGAGFIRKRSRTLLQELRRFMLDNFGFGEFVFRLPDGTEVGRAADLKTMVWQLRTVPAASVQHHASHDHFSNWLRARTEFQLAAAIRPRKVTEFDHVEELREFLVQTITRFRSESQRGVVADFSRRHFDTLSAFVRIGGGSLGGKGRGLAFVNSILHGYGIHDRFPGTIIRVPTTAVIGTDVFDAFFDQGKLRDDVLSDWDDAQIIEACLAHKLPSEIYGDLEAFLDQVRYPLAVRSSSLLEDSQFQPFAGVYATYMLANNHPDLKVRLDQLCDAIKLVYASTYTRAAKSYVDATANRIEEEKMAVIVQQVVGRRHDHYDYPHFSGVGLSANYYPAGDLKPEDGVVTVALGLGRTVVGGGNALRFCPARPLALPQFGTLNDWLRESQREFFAVDVSRPEQYPGPRDDFNLALLDLATAEEHGTLAPVGSVHVPAENMIYDGLDREGDRLVSFAGVLKAKTFPLAEIMTLLLDLGRRTMSAEVEIEFAVVLGDGQDVPHQFGFLQIRPLAAGLEAPAVPPALLAAPDALVATTTALGNGRSADIRDILYVPRAGFDRAHTLEVAGEIAGFNRQLVAEGRPYLLVGPGRWGSSDRWLGIPVRWDEISGARVIVEAGLDGFMVTPSQGSHFFQNLTCFQVGYLTVAEGAGGGRLDWDWLDGQPAAGQGRYTRHLRLAAPLTVLIDGRSRRGIVLRPDAGEGGGGPGESGPGWTPEGA encoded by the coding sequence GTGATCGTCGACGGTCGCTTTCCCTGGCAGGGCGTGGCCCGCGACGACGCGGGGGTGGAGTTCATCCGCCGGGTCAAGTACGTGGATCCCCACACGCCGGCGGTGCTGCAGTCGACCAACGGCGACCTGGCTGAGGTTGCCCACCAGGTGGGGGCCGGGTTCATCCGCAAGCGGTCGCGCACGCTGCTGCAGGAGCTGCGGCGCTTCATGCTCGACAACTTCGGGTTCGGCGAGTTCGTGTTCCGCCTGCCGGACGGGACCGAGGTCGGCCGCGCCGCCGACCTCAAGACCATGGTCTGGCAGCTGCGGACCGTGCCGGCGGCCTCGGTGCAGCACCATGCGTCGCACGACCATTTCTCGAACTGGCTGCGGGCGCGCACCGAGTTCCAGCTGGCGGCGGCCATCCGGCCTCGCAAGGTGACCGAGTTCGACCACGTGGAGGAGCTGCGCGAGTTCCTCGTGCAGACGATTACGCGCTTCCGCAGCGAGAGCCAGCGCGGCGTGGTGGCTGATTTCTCGCGCCGGCATTTCGACACCCTCAGCGCCTTCGTGCGCATCGGCGGCGGTTCGCTCGGCGGCAAGGGCCGGGGACTGGCGTTCGTCAATTCGATCCTGCACGGGTACGGCATCCATGACCGGTTCCCCGGCACCATCATCCGCGTGCCGACCACCGCCGTCATCGGCACCGACGTCTTCGACGCGTTCTTCGACCAGGGGAAGCTGCGCGACGACGTGCTTTCGGACTGGGACGATGCGCAGATCATCGAGGCCTGCCTGGCGCACAAGCTGCCGTCGGAGATCTACGGCGACCTGGAGGCCTTTCTCGACCAGGTGCGCTACCCGCTGGCCGTGCGCTCGAGTTCGCTTCTGGAGGACAGCCAGTTCCAGCCGTTTGCCGGAGTCTATGCCACCTACATGCTGGCCAACAACCACCCCGACCTGAAGGTGCGCCTGGACCAGCTCTGCGACGCCATCAAGCTGGTCTACGCCTCGACCTATACGCGCGCGGCCAAGAGCTATGTCGACGCCACGGCCAACCGGATCGAGGAAGAGAAGATGGCGGTGATCGTGCAGCAGGTGGTGGGACGCCGGCACGACCACTACGACTACCCGCACTTCTCGGGCGTGGGGCTCTCGGCCAACTATTACCCTGCCGGCGACCTGAAGCCCGAGGACGGTGTGGTGACCGTGGCGCTGGGCCTGGGGCGCACCGTCGTCGGCGGCGGCAACGCCCTGCGTTTCTGCCCGGCGCGGCCGCTGGCGCTGCCGCAGTTCGGCACCCTGAACGACTGGTTGCGCGAGAGCCAGCGCGAGTTCTTCGCCGTGGATGTCAGCCGCCCCGAGCAGTACCCCGGGCCCCGCGACGATTTCAACCTGGCGCTGCTGGACCTGGCGACGGCCGAGGAGCACGGCACGCTGGCGCCCGTGGGCTCGGTGCATGTGCCGGCCGAGAACATGATCTACGACGGACTGGACCGCGAGGGCGATCGCCTGGTGTCGTTCGCCGGCGTGCTCAAGGCCAAGACCTTTCCGCTGGCCGAGATCATGACCCTGCTCCTGGACCTCGGCCGGCGCACGATGAGCGCGGAGGTCGAGATCGAGTTCGCGGTGGTCCTGGGCGACGGGCAGGACGTGCCGCACCAGTTCGGATTCCTGCAGATCCGCCCGCTGGCGGCCGGCCTGGAAGCGCCTGCGGTGCCGCCGGCCCTGCTGGCGGCGCCGGATGCGCTGGTCGCCACGACCACCGCTCTTGGCAACGGCCGTTCGGCCGACATCCGCGACATCCTCTACGTGCCGCGGGCCGGGTTCGACCGCGCCCACACCCTGGAGGTGGCCGGCGAGATCGCGGGGTTCAACCGGCAACTGGTGGCGGAGGGACGCCCGTACCTGCTGGTGGGACCGGGGCGCTGGGGCTCGTCGGACCGCTGGCTCGGGATCCCGGTGCGCTGGGACGAGATCTCCGGGGCGCGCGTGATCGTCGAGGCCGGACTCGACGGGTTCATGGTGACGCCCAGCCAGGGCTCGCACTTCTTCCAGAACCTGACCTGCTTCCAGGTGGGGTACCTGACCGTGGCCGAGGGCGCCGGCGGCGGGCGCCTGGACTGGGACTGGCTGGACGGGCAGCCGGCGGCCGGACAGGGGCGCTACACCCGGCACCTGCGCCTGGCCGCGCCGCTGACGGTGTTGATCGACGGGCGCTCGCGCCGGGGTATCGTGCTGCGCCCGGATGCCGGGGAGGGCGGGGGCGGGCCCGGGGAATCAGGACCGGGATGGACGCCCGAAGGCGCCTGA
- a CDS encoding aldehyde dehydrogenase family protein codes for MAKTEPTLNKNRIFKALGLSARMKGANCGGEWFAGSGDFLVSQNPTTGEVLSRIEQADPADYERVMKAAREAFVTWRMLPAPRRGEIIRQFGDALRAKKDMLGALVSLEMGKILTEGHGEVQEMIDICDYAVGLSRTLSGPTLQSERPRHRMMEQWHPLGVVGVISAFNFPVAVWAWNSALAWVCGDSVLWKPSSKTPLCAIACQNIANEVFQANGLPAGLTCVVIGKGSTVGEIMIKDHDLPLISFTGSTKMGRRIGGIIGERLGRSILELGGNNAIIISEKADLTCALASAFFGAVGTAGQRCTSTRRLIIQEKVYDAFLQKLIANYKRVRIGDPLDPATLMGPMIDEGAVADFEKAIEAAKKQGGKVLYGGKVLKPFGVPTFVQPTIIELKNEAEIVQTETFAPIVYVMKYRKLTDAIAMHNGVPQGLSSSIYTDSLAEAERFLSAEGSDCGIANVNIGTSGAEIGGAFGGEKETGGGRESGSDCWKTYMRRQTNTINWGGEIHLAQGVEFHP; via the coding sequence ATGGCCAAGACGGAACCGACCCTGAACAAGAACCGCATCTTCAAGGCCCTCGGCCTCTCGGCGCGCATGAAGGGCGCCAACTGCGGCGGCGAGTGGTTCGCCGGCAGCGGCGACTTCCTGGTGTCGCAGAACCCGACCACGGGCGAAGTGCTGTCGCGCATCGAGCAGGCCGACCCGGCCGACTACGAGCGCGTCATGAAGGCTGCCAGGGAAGCGTTCGTCACCTGGCGCATGCTGCCGGCTCCCCGTCGCGGCGAGATCATCCGTCAGTTCGGCGATGCGCTGCGCGCGAAGAAGGACATGCTCGGCGCGCTGGTCAGCCTGGAAATGGGCAAGATCCTGACCGAGGGTCACGGCGAAGTGCAGGAGATGATCGACATCTGCGACTACGCGGTGGGGCTGAGCCGCACGCTGAGCGGCCCCACGCTGCAGAGCGAGCGCCCGCGCCACCGCATGATGGAACAATGGCATCCCCTGGGCGTGGTCGGCGTGATCAGCGCCTTCAACTTCCCGGTGGCGGTGTGGGCCTGGAACTCGGCCCTGGCCTGGGTCTGCGGCGACAGCGTGCTGTGGAAGCCCTCGAGCAAGACCCCGCTGTGCGCGATCGCCTGCCAGAACATCGCGAACGAGGTGTTCCAGGCCAACGGCCTGCCGGCGGGACTGACCTGCGTCGTGATCGGCAAGGGATCGACCGTGGGCGAGATCATGATCAAGGACCACGACCTGCCGCTGATCAGCTTCACGGGCTCGACGAAGATGGGGCGGCGCATCGGCGGGATCATCGGCGAGCGCCTCGGCCGCAGCATCCTCGAGCTGGGCGGCAACAACGCCATCATCATCTCCGAGAAGGCCGACCTGACCTGCGCACTGGCCAGTGCGTTCTTCGGCGCCGTGGGCACCGCCGGGCAGCGCTGCACCAGCACGCGCCGGCTGATCATCCAGGAGAAGGTGTACGACGCCTTCCTGCAGAAGCTGATCGCCAACTACAAGCGCGTGCGCATCGGCGATCCGCTCGATCCGGCGACCCTGATGGGGCCGATGATCGACGAAGGCGCGGTTGCCGACTTCGAGAAGGCGATCGAGGCCGCGAAGAAGCAGGGCGGGAAGGTCCTCTACGGCGGAAAGGTGCTCAAGCCGTTCGGCGTGCCGACCTTCGTGCAGCCGACGATCATCGAGCTGAAGAACGAGGCCGAGATCGTGCAGACCGAGACCTTCGCGCCGATCGTCTACGTGATGAAGTACCGCAAGCTGACCGACGCCATTGCCATGCACAACGGCGTGCCGCAGGGCCTCAGCAGCTCGATCTACACCGACAGCCTGGCCGAGGCGGAGAGGTTCCTCAGCGCCGAGGGCAGCGACTGCGGCATCGCGAACGTGAACATCGGCACCAGCGGCGCCGAGATCGGCGGCGCCTTCGGCGGCGAGAAGGAGACCGGCGGCGGGCGCGAGAGCGGTTCGGACTGCTGGAAGACCTACATGCGGCGGCAGACCAACACGATCAACTGGGGCGGCGAGATCCACCTGGCCCAGGGCGTGGAGTTCCACCCCTAG